The following proteins are encoded in a genomic region of Rhizobium sp. ZPR4:
- the denD gene encoding D-erythronate dehydrogenase: MHVLILGAAGMVGRKLVNRIAAEPKVFGKTIDRLTLVDAFQPPVPEALASVSKALTVDLATSGVAEKLIEDRPDMIFHLAAIVSGEAEADFDKGYAVNLDGTRALFEAIRQQGLKSAYTPRVIFASSIAVFGTPFPEVIGDEFLTAPLTSYGTQKAIAELLLADYSRRGIFDGLGIRLPTICVRPGAPNKAASGFFSNILREPLVGRQAILPVSDTVRHWFASPRSAVGFFVHAATLDTAKVGPRRNLTMPGLSALVSDEIDALRRVGGDKAVALIRREPDPVIERIVSGWATQFDARRASDLGFKAEQSFDEIVQAHIEDELEGRVA, from the coding sequence ATGCATGTTTTGATCTTGGGCGCTGCGGGCATGGTTGGCCGCAAGCTTGTCAACCGCATTGCCGCCGAGCCGAAAGTTTTCGGCAAGACCATCGATCGCCTGACGCTGGTCGATGCCTTCCAGCCGCCGGTGCCGGAAGCGCTTGCCTCCGTATCGAAGGCCCTGACGGTCGACCTCGCGACTTCAGGCGTTGCAGAAAAGCTCATCGAAGATCGCCCGGATATGATCTTCCATCTTGCTGCCATCGTCTCCGGCGAAGCCGAGGCCGACTTTGACAAGGGCTATGCCGTCAATCTTGACGGCACGCGGGCCCTCTTCGAAGCTATTCGCCAGCAGGGCCTGAAATCCGCCTATACCCCACGCGTCATCTTCGCCTCCTCCATCGCCGTGTTCGGCACCCCCTTCCCTGAGGTTATCGGCGACGAATTCCTGACCGCGCCACTAACGAGCTACGGCACCCAGAAGGCGATTGCCGAACTCCTGCTCGCCGACTATTCACGCCGCGGCATTTTCGATGGCTTAGGCATCAGATTGCCGACCATCTGTGTTCGGCCCGGCGCCCCGAACAAGGCGGCCTCCGGCTTCTTTTCCAACATCCTGCGCGAACCACTTGTCGGCAGGCAAGCCATTCTGCCGGTCAGCGACACGGTACGACACTGGTTTGCGAGCCCGCGTTCGGCGGTCGGTTTCTTCGTGCATGCCGCAACGCTCGATACGGCGAAGGTGGGGCCGCGGCGCAATCTCACCATGCCCGGGCTCTCGGCGCTCGTTTCCGATGAGATCGATGCCTTGCGCCGTGTCGGCGGCGACAAGGCTGTTGCGCTTATCCGCCGGGAACCGGACCCGGTGATCGAGCGCATCGTTTCCGGCTGGGCGACGCAATTCGACGCCAGACGCGCGAGCGATCTCGGCTTCAAGGCTGAGCAGAGCTTTGACGAGATCGTGCAGGCACATATCGAAGACGAACTGGAAGGAAGAGTTGCATGA
- a CDS encoding LacI family DNA-binding transcriptional regulator: MRKPTLEEVAIEAGVSKMTASRALRGVADVSSETRDRVIEAATRMNYVGNRLALSLSSQRTNLVAVVVPSMSNIVFPEVLAGISAGLDGSGMQAVFGISDYDVAKEREIIRDMLSWQPCAIIVTGLDQPEETVELLRHANIPVIQLMDLDGTPIDFNVGLSHGAAGEDMAEALIAAGRRRFGYVGSALAQDLRAGKRKAGFERVLHAHGLGFAEQRIDDAFSSIALGKQLTMAMLATVPDLDCIYYSNDDMASGGLFSCMELGVAVPEKILIAGFNGLDLVSSLPAPIATSRSPRRAIGEVAAQLVRDAVVTNRDAMRKTIAFKPTIVGIDGYEVAGGAS, encoded by the coding sequence ATGCGCAAACCCACTCTGGAAGAAGTCGCGATCGAAGCGGGCGTCAGCAAGATGACGGCATCGCGCGCCCTGCGTGGCGTTGCCGACGTCTCCAGCGAGACGCGCGACAGGGTGATCGAGGCGGCGACGCGGATGAACTATGTCGGCAACAGGCTGGCGCTCTCCTTGTCCTCGCAGCGTACCAACCTGGTCGCTGTCGTCGTTCCCAGCATGTCGAACATCGTCTTTCCGGAAGTGCTTGCCGGCATTTCCGCCGGACTTGACGGTTCCGGCATGCAGGCCGTCTTTGGCATATCCGATTATGATGTCGCCAAGGAGCGCGAGATCATCCGTGACATGCTCTCCTGGCAGCCCTGCGCCATCATCGTCACCGGGCTCGATCAGCCGGAAGAGACGGTGGAGCTGCTCCGCCACGCCAATATTCCGGTCATCCAGCTCATGGATCTCGACGGCACGCCGATCGATTTCAATGTCGGATTGTCCCATGGTGCGGCGGGAGAGGATATGGCCGAAGCGCTAATTGCGGCTGGGCGAAGGCGGTTCGGCTATGTCGGCAGTGCTTTGGCGCAGGATCTGCGCGCGGGCAAGCGCAAGGCCGGCTTCGAACGCGTCCTGCATGCCCATGGTCTGGGGTTTGCCGAGCAGCGGATCGATGATGCCTTTTCCTCGATTGCGCTTGGAAAACAGCTGACGATGGCCATGCTCGCGACGGTGCCGGATCTCGATTGCATCTATTACTCCAATGACGACATGGCGAGTGGCGGGCTATTTTCCTGCATGGAATTGGGCGTTGCAGTTCCTGAGAAGATCCTGATTGCCGGCTTCAACGGACTGGATCTGGTCAGCTCGTTGCCCGCGCCGATCGCAACGTCGCGCTCGCCCAGGCGCGCCATCGGTGAGGTTGCGGCGCAATTGGTGCGCGATGCGGTCGTGACCAACCGGGATGCGATGCGGAAAACCATAGCGTTCAAGCCGACAATCGTGGGAATTGATGGCTATGAGGTGGCTGGCGGCGCTTCTTGA
- a CDS encoding SDR family oxidoreductase: MTEVSAHTQTTTALVTGGGTGIGRAIAKALGSAGFKVVISGRRSDILEKAARELSEETGAEFLAVAADVSDPTSVRGLFDAISDRYGRLDLLVNNAGMGLPAVPMEELSFEQWNAILGANLTGAFLCTQQAFRLMKAQVPQGGRIINNGSISATTPRPHSAPYTATKHAITGLTKSTALDGRPFDIACGQIDIGNAATDMTARMSAGVLQASGETATEPTISAEHVARAVVYMATLPLDANVLSMTVMATKMPLVGRG, from the coding sequence ATGACGGAGGTGTCAGCGCACACACAGACCACAACCGCATTGGTGACCGGCGGCGGCACAGGCATTGGCCGGGCCATCGCCAAGGCACTCGGCTCCGCGGGCTTCAAGGTCGTCATCTCGGGGCGGCGTTCGGACATTCTCGAAAAAGCCGCGCGCGAGCTCTCCGAAGAAACCGGGGCGGAATTTCTTGCGGTTGCGGCCGATGTTAGCGACCCCACGTCAGTTCGCGGCCTCTTCGATGCGATCTCCGACCGTTATGGCCGCCTCGACCTTCTGGTCAACAATGCCGGCATGGGCCTGCCGGCCGTGCCCATGGAAGAGCTGAGCTTCGAGCAATGGAACGCCATTCTCGGCGCGAACCTGACCGGTGCATTCCTGTGCACGCAGCAGGCCTTCCGCCTGATGAAAGCCCAGGTGCCGCAAGGCGGCCGCATCATCAACAACGGCTCGATCTCGGCAACCACGCCGCGGCCGCATTCGGCACCCTATACGGCCACGAAACACGCAATCACCGGCCTGACAAAATCGACGGCACTCGACGGCCGTCCCTTCGACATTGCCTGTGGCCAGATCGATATCGGCAACGCCGCCACCGACATGACGGCGAGAATGAGTGCCGGCGTATTGCAGGCAAGTGGCGAAACCGCAACCGAACCGACGATCTCGGCAGAGCATGTCGCCCGCGCAGTCGTCTACATGGCAACCCTGCCGCTTGATGCCAACGTTCTGTCGATGACTGTCATGGCGACAAAAATGCCGCTCGTCGGCAGAGGATGA
- the otnC gene encoding 3-oxo-tetronate 4-phosphate decarboxylase, which translates to MSEEAALREQICVMAKSLYDRGLTAGSSGNISARLTDGRLLVTPTGSSFGRLDPARLSLFDSHGRLIGGDKPTKEMPLHAAFYETRPKKTGAVVHLHSSHSVALSILPDVDADNMLPPLTAYSIMKLGKVKLLPYFMPGDPAMGDAIRGLAGKRSAVMLAAHGPVVSAKDLEAAVYAIEELEETAKLAMLTRGASPSLLTDAQIADLVRTYDVEWD; encoded by the coding sequence ATGAGCGAAGAAGCCGCATTGCGCGAACAGATATGTGTGATGGCCAAGTCGCTCTACGATCGTGGCCTGACGGCCGGCTCCTCCGGCAATATTTCAGCGCGCCTTACCGACGGGCGCCTGCTGGTGACGCCGACGGGCAGTTCCTTCGGACGCCTCGATCCCGCACGCCTGTCCCTGTTCGACAGCCACGGACGCCTGATTGGTGGCGACAAGCCGACGAAGGAAATGCCGCTGCATGCGGCCTTCTACGAGACGCGGCCGAAAAAGACCGGCGCCGTCGTGCATCTCCACTCCAGTCATTCGGTGGCGCTCTCGATTTTGCCTGATGTCGATGCCGACAACATGCTGCCGCCCCTGACAGCCTATTCGATCATGAAGCTCGGCAAAGTGAAGCTGCTGCCCTATTTCATGCCGGGCGACCCGGCCATGGGCGACGCCATCCGCGGCCTTGCCGGCAAGCGCAGTGCCGTGATGCTGGCAGCACATGGACCTGTCGTCTCGGCCAAGGATCTGGAAGCGGCTGTCTATGCGATAGAGGAACTGGAAGAGACGGCAAAACTTGCCATGCTGACGCGCGGGGCCAGTCCTTCGCTGCTGACGGACGCGCAAATCGCCGATCTCGTTCGCACCTATGACGTGGAGTGGGACTGA
- the ftrA gene encoding transcriptional regulator FtrA encodes MGERLLPVAEKAITARIMPKNANPLVVIAAYDQLCTFEFGCAFEVFGLSRPEMGSGWYRCMTAAVEPGPIRGAGGLTVNSDGGLELFDQADTIVIPGWRGPDATAPEPLLKALRKAHANGSRLVSICGGAFVLAQTGLLSGRRATTHWHHAGNLAAAYPEIDVEPHSLYVDEGDILTSAGSAAGLDLCIHVVRKDFGAKAANSVARRLVAAAHREGGQMQFIERPVAGRGATRLSTLLDVIRGDLAQQWSVQRMAEEACVSVRSLHRHIHEAMGIAPGEWLQNERLARARELLEETSLPISVIAMHVGLGSAANFRHHFRASVGLSPTAYRSRFRSIGGDQEPRAFA; translated from the coding sequence GTGGGCGAACGGCTGTTGCCAGTGGCCGAAAAAGCCATTACCGCAAGGATCATGCCAAAGAATGCCAATCCGCTTGTCGTCATCGCCGCCTATGACCAGCTCTGCACGTTCGAATTCGGATGCGCCTTCGAAGTGTTCGGATTGTCGCGGCCGGAAATGGGTTCGGGCTGGTATCGCTGCATGACCGCGGCAGTGGAACCCGGACCCATTCGGGGCGCCGGCGGCCTTACGGTCAATTCTGACGGCGGCCTTGAGCTGTTCGATCAGGCCGATACGATCGTCATACCGGGTTGGCGCGGGCCGGATGCCACTGCTCCCGAGCCGCTTCTAAAAGCACTGCGGAAAGCTCACGCCAACGGGAGCAGGCTGGTGTCGATCTGCGGAGGCGCCTTTGTGCTGGCTCAAACCGGCCTGCTGTCGGGCAGACGCGCCACCACCCACTGGCATCATGCCGGGAACCTTGCTGCCGCCTATCCGGAAATCGATGTCGAGCCGCATTCCCTCTATGTCGACGAAGGCGACATATTGACATCGGCCGGCAGCGCTGCCGGGCTCGACCTTTGCATTCATGTCGTGCGCAAGGATTTTGGCGCCAAGGCAGCCAACAGCGTGGCCCGGCGCCTAGTCGCCGCCGCCCATCGCGAAGGCGGTCAAATGCAGTTCATCGAGCGGCCTGTCGCAGGGCGTGGTGCCACGCGGCTCTCTACGCTGCTGGATGTGATCCGGGGAGATCTCGCACAACAATGGAGCGTCCAGCGCATGGCGGAAGAAGCCTGCGTAAGCGTGCGAAGCCTGCATCGCCACATTCACGAAGCGATGGGGATCGCACCGGGGGAATGGCTTCAGAACGAACGTCTCGCCCGAGCGCGCGAACTTTTGGAAGAAACAAGCCTTCCCATTTCGGTCATCGCGATGCATGTCGGTCTGGGAAGCGCCGCAAACTTTCGTCATCATTTTCGCGCAAGCGTCGGATTGTCACCGACGGCCTATCGATCACGATTCCGCAGCATCGGTGGCGATCAAGAACCCCGTGCGTTCGCCTGA
- a CDS encoding TIM barrel protein, translating to MMRFSANLGFLWQELSLPGAIRAAKAAGFDAVECHYPYDTPAEAVLQALQETGLAMLGLNTARGNVAAGDNGLAAIPGREDEARLLIDQAIDYAAAIGTRNVHVMAGKAAGDEARSTFIANLRYACQRAGKVGATVLIEPLNHRDAPGYFLRTADQALDIIAAVGADNLKLMFDCYHLQIMQGDLTHRLQTHMAAIGHVQIASVPDRREPDHGEIDYRHILQLLEKLGYDRPIGAEYRPATTTDAGLAWLQAFR from the coding sequence ATGATGCGCTTTTCGGCCAATCTGGGGTTCCTGTGGCAGGAGCTTTCCCTCCCCGGCGCGATCCGTGCCGCCAAGGCTGCCGGCTTCGATGCCGTCGAATGCCACTATCCCTATGACACGCCCGCTGAAGCCGTCCTTCAGGCATTGCAGGAAACGGGCCTTGCCATGCTCGGCCTCAATACGGCTCGCGGCAATGTGGCGGCTGGCGACAACGGGCTTGCCGCCATTCCCGGGCGCGAAGATGAGGCCCGCCTGCTCATCGATCAGGCGATCGATTATGCGGCCGCCATCGGCACACGAAACGTGCATGTGATGGCGGGCAAGGCAGCCGGCGACGAGGCACGGTCCACCTTCATCGCCAATCTCCGCTATGCCTGCCAACGCGCCGGCAAGGTGGGAGCAACGGTGCTGATCGAGCCGCTCAACCATCGCGACGCGCCAGGCTACTTCCTGCGGACGGCCGATCAGGCGCTGGACATCATCGCTGCGGTCGGCGCGGACAACCTCAAACTGATGTTCGACTGCTATCACCTCCAGATCATGCAAGGCGATCTGACACACAGGCTGCAAACGCACATGGCGGCCATCGGTCATGTCCAGATCGCTTCCGTTCCGGACCGGCGCGAACCGGACCACGGGGAGATCGACTATCGTCACATTCTGCAGCTCTTGGAAAAGCTTGGTTATGATAGGCCGATCGGCGCGGAATATCGGCCGGCGACCACGACGGACGCAGGGCTTGCCTGGCTGCAAGCATTCAGGTGA
- a CDS encoding MarR family transcriptional regulator, which yields MIEQKSNEDERHLVEAISLACMRWQEATESFDETFGKLHGLNSAERRCLSVIMRAPQPANAVAKAIGLAPPSVTALIDRLSARGLLHRVPDPNDRRRVLVAPSEKAIRLGREAYGPIEEAGTQMLKQFSDTEKQVVLRFITQAIEMQERELERLLRQDKS from the coding sequence ATGATCGAACAAAAGTCAAATGAAGATGAACGCCACCTCGTGGAAGCCATCAGCCTCGCCTGCATGCGCTGGCAGGAGGCGACGGAGAGCTTCGACGAAACCTTCGGTAAGCTGCATGGGCTGAACAGCGCCGAGCGGCGCTGTCTCAGCGTGATCATGCGCGCGCCGCAGCCTGCGAACGCCGTCGCCAAGGCTATCGGCCTGGCGCCTCCCTCGGTTACGGCGCTGATCGATCGCCTTTCAGCGCGGGGCCTTCTTCATCGCGTTCCCGATCCGAACGACCGGCGTCGTGTGCTGGTTGCGCCGTCCGAGAAGGCGATCAGGCTGGGACGGGAAGCCTATGGCCCCATCGAAGAGGCCGGCACGCAGATGCTCAAACAGTTTTCCGATACGGAAAAACAGGTGGTCTTGCGGTTCATCACGCAAGCCATCGAGATGCAGGAGCGGGAACTCGAGCGGCTGTTACGGCAAGACAAAAGCTGA
- the ltnD gene encoding L-threonate dehydrogenase — translation MQNTKKAAVIGLGSMGWGAALSLLKADFAVCGCDVRSEVLARFAESGGTPCTTPASAAKDADVILVYVVNSKQVEDVLFGQNGALETARPATTFLLCTTMAPSATTAIAERLEAAGMFVIDAPVSGGHVRALAGEITVMASGMPEAFDKASAVLDAISAKVFRLGDRPGAGSQVKMINQLLAGVHIAATAEAMTLAAKAGIDLKTLYDVICVSAGSSWMFENRGEHIVSGDYTPRSAVNIFVKDLGIVTSEAGRAGAVTPLAATALELFGEASQAGLGLEDDAAVAKILAAKSGASLPGVKD, via the coding sequence GTGCAGAACACGAAGAAGGCCGCCGTCATCGGTCTGGGGTCCATGGGTTGGGGCGCTGCCCTATCCCTTCTGAAAGCGGATTTTGCCGTCTGCGGCTGCGATGTTCGCAGCGAGGTCCTCGCCCGCTTCGCCGAAAGCGGCGGCACGCCCTGCACGACGCCGGCATCCGCCGCCAAGGACGCTGACGTGATCCTTGTCTATGTCGTCAACAGCAAACAGGTCGAAGACGTGCTTTTCGGGCAGAACGGTGCGCTAGAAACCGCTCGTCCCGCGACCACATTCCTGCTCTGCACAACCATGGCGCCGAGTGCGACGACAGCCATTGCCGAAAGGCTTGAGGCAGCAGGCATGTTCGTCATCGATGCCCCCGTTTCCGGCGGCCATGTCCGCGCGCTTGCGGGCGAGATCACCGTCATGGCATCCGGCATGCCCGAAGCCTTCGATAAGGCATCGGCGGTGCTCGACGCCATCTCGGCCAAGGTATTCCGGCTGGGGGATCGCCCCGGCGCCGGCTCGCAAGTCAAGATGATCAACCAGCTGCTGGCCGGCGTGCACATCGCCGCAACGGCCGAGGCCATGACGCTTGCCGCCAAGGCCGGGATCGATCTGAAAACGCTCTATGACGTGATCTGCGTATCCGCCGGCTCGTCCTGGATGTTCGAGAATCGCGGCGAGCACATCGTATCCGGCGATTATACGCCGCGTTCGGCGGTCAACATCTTCGTCAAGGACCTTGGCATCGTGACCTCGGAGGCCGGCAGAGCCGGAGCCGTTACCCCCCTCGCCGCAACAGCGCTCGAGCTCTTCGGTGAAGCATCGCAAGCGGGTCTCGGTCTTGAAGACGACGCCGCCGTTGCAAAGATTCTGGCCGCCAAGAGCGGCGCCAGCCTGCCGGGTGTGAAGGACTAG
- a CDS encoding glutathione S-transferase, with protein MRLIGMLDSPFVRRVAISLRALDIAFVHEPLSVFSAFDAFADINPVVKAPSLVTDDGIVLMDSSLMLEHAERIAVPGHSLMPLDPRAHARSLRIIGLALAACEKTVQIVYEHNLRPMEKQHQPWLDRVHSQLAAAYRLLEVEMPQADSWLFGTRPLQADITSAVALRFTREMLPDALDVRACPRLHALSARAEESDEFRAFPFS; from the coding sequence ATGAGACTGATCGGAATGCTGGATTCGCCTTTTGTCAGGCGCGTGGCGATCTCGCTACGCGCGCTCGATATAGCATTCGTGCATGAGCCGCTTTCTGTTTTCAGCGCCTTCGATGCTTTTGCTGATATCAATCCCGTCGTGAAAGCCCCGTCACTCGTCACCGATGATGGAATCGTCTTGATGGATTCGAGCCTTATGCTTGAGCATGCCGAACGCATTGCTGTGCCCGGACATAGCCTCATGCCCCTCGATCCGCGGGCTCATGCTCGGTCTCTGCGGATCATCGGTCTTGCACTGGCGGCGTGTGAAAAGACGGTTCAGATCGTCTATGAGCATAATCTGCGCCCCATGGAAAAGCAGCATCAGCCTTGGCTCGATCGGGTTCATAGCCAGCTTGCCGCGGCATATCGCCTGCTGGAGGTGGAGATGCCGCAGGCCGATTCCTGGCTTTTCGGTACACGGCCGCTCCAGGCGGATATCACCAGTGCCGTCGCGCTTCGCTTCACGCGCGAGATGCTACCCGATGCCCTCGATGTCAGGGCTTGTCCGCGCCTTCATGCGCTGTCGGC
- a CDS encoding trypsin-like peptidase domain-containing protein: MGFIDRDIQPSSDAGLLDAYSQSVSRAVDLVGPAVSRIERLGGRAGHGSGFAISPDGLVVTNNHVVDDAKAVRIKTPEGATVEGRVLGHDPDTDLALIRANDWPGNWARLGDSKSLKRGHIAIAIGNPLGFEWTVTAGIVSALGRSMRAASGRLMEDIIQTDAALNPGNSGGPLVSSAGEVIGVNTAVIQGAQSIAFSVASNTAKHVVSEILRFGHVRRAYIGIAADTVELHRRIALEAGITHSTAVRLRRVEKDSPAEKGGLQEGDYLLAIDGHPVSGIDDVVRLLDGDKIDTEIEVLIFSVGGLIERRQVKPSARPAI; encoded by the coding sequence ATGGGCTTCATTGATCGTGACATCCAGCCGTCATCCGATGCCGGGCTGCTGGACGCCTATTCCCAATCGGTATCGCGTGCCGTCGATCTCGTCGGGCCGGCTGTCAGCCGGATCGAGCGATTGGGCGGCCGTGCCGGACATGGTTCCGGCTTTGCCATTTCGCCTGACGGTCTGGTCGTGACAAACAATCATGTCGTCGACGACGCCAAGGCCGTGCGCATCAAGACCCCGGAAGGGGCGACCGTCGAGGGAAGGGTGCTCGGGCACGATCCGGATACCGACCTTGCGCTCATTCGTGCCAATGACTGGCCGGGCAATTGGGCAAGGCTCGGCGATTCCAAGTCGCTGAAACGCGGCCATATCGCGATTGCCATCGGCAATCCGCTGGGTTTCGAATGGACCGTGACCGCCGGCATCGTTTCGGCGCTTGGCAGGTCGATGCGCGCGGCAAGCGGGCGCTTGATGGAAGACATCATCCAGACGGATGCAGCCCTCAACCCCGGCAATTCGGGCGGTCCGCTGGTCTCTTCCGCGGGTGAGGTGATCGGCGTCAACACGGCTGTCATCCAGGGCGCGCAGAGTATCGCTTTCTCGGTCGCCTCGAACACCGCCAAGCATGTGGTGTCCGAAATCCTGCGCTTCGGTCATGTCCGGCGCGCCTATATCGGCATCGCCGCCGATACCGTGGAGCTGCATCGGCGCATTGCGCTGGAGGCCGGCATTACGCATTCGACGGCGGTGCGCCTGCGCCGCGTCGAGAAGGACAGTCCGGCCGAAAAGGGCGGGTTGCAGGAGGGCGACTACCTGCTTGCCATCGACGGCCATCCGGTATCAGGCATAGACGACGTCGTCCGGCTGCTTGATGGCGACAAGATCGATACGGAGATCGAGGTCTTGATCTTCAGCGTCGGCGGTTTGATCGAGCGCAGGCAGGTGAAGCCTTCGGCGCGGCCCGCCATCTAG
- the otnK gene encoding 3-oxo-tetronate kinase, protein MALLLGCIADDFTGATDLAALLARSGLPVSLRIGIPQEKRDRSETAAFEVIALKCRTSPVDIAVKQARQALDWLKEAGANRFFWKYCSTFDSTAEGNIGPIADMLIAETGATQTIYCPAFPENGRSVFMGHLFVGEHLLSESPMKDHPLTPMRDSSLARLLTPQVAGTVGLANRNVVSKGAAALKARLEQLGSEGIRHVIVDAVCDDDLRTIAAASFDMPLLTGGSAIAGQLPRFYMEQGLVSLSEHRQALPKVAGGSIVLSGSCSAMTRRQVANYADEVVSLRLDPITLAQEGPDTALEWLRRQSPDAPKLIYATAEPDEVRQAQEQLGRDKAGQVVEDALSEIARAAFDRGTRRFVVAGGETSGAITQALGVTHLAIGPEIAPGVPWTFATVDGEQIALALKSGNFGGEGFFTDAFDRLEAA, encoded by the coding sequence ATGGCACTTCTGCTTGGCTGCATCGCGGATGACTTTACCGGGGCGACCGATCTTGCCGCGCTGCTCGCGCGCAGCGGATTGCCCGTTTCGTTGCGGATCGGCATACCGCAGGAAAAACGCGATCGAAGCGAAACGGCGGCCTTCGAGGTCATCGCCCTCAAATGCCGGACGTCGCCGGTCGATATCGCCGTCAAACAAGCCCGGCAAGCGCTTGACTGGCTGAAAGAAGCCGGTGCGAACCGCTTCTTCTGGAAGTACTGCTCGACATTCGACAGCACGGCCGAAGGCAATATCGGTCCGATCGCGGATATGCTGATCGCCGAGACCGGTGCGACCCAGACGATTTATTGCCCAGCCTTTCCGGAAAACGGCCGCAGCGTCTTCATGGGTCATCTCTTCGTCGGCGAGCACCTTCTGTCGGAAAGCCCGATGAAGGACCATCCGCTGACGCCGATGCGCGATTCCAGCCTTGCGCGGCTCTTGACGCCGCAGGTGGCCGGCACAGTCGGCCTTGCCAACCGCAACGTCGTCTCAAAGGGTGCGGCAGCGCTGAAAGCACGGCTGGAGCAATTAGGCAGCGAGGGCATCCGGCATGTGATCGTCGATGCCGTTTGTGACGATGATCTCCGTACAATCGCCGCGGCATCCTTTGATATGCCGCTGCTGACGGGCGGCAGCGCGATTGCCGGCCAGCTTCCGCGATTCTACATGGAGCAGGGTCTCGTCAGCCTCTCCGAACATCGACAGGCACTGCCAAAGGTCGCCGGCGGCTCGATCGTCCTATCCGGCAGCTGCTCTGCCATGACACGTCGGCAGGTTGCCAATTATGCCGACGAAGTCGTCAGCCTGCGGCTCGATCCGATCACGCTTGCACAGGAAGGCCCCGACACTGCACTGGAGTGGCTGCGTCGGCAATCTCCCGACGCGCCAAAGCTCATCTATGCCACCGCCGAGCCCGACGAAGTACGGCAAGCTCAGGAGCAACTGGGTAGGGACAAGGCTGGGCAGGTCGTCGAGGACGCCTTGTCCGAGATTGCCCGCGCCGCCTTCGATCGCGGCACGCGCCGTTTCGTCGTTGCCGGTGGAGAAACTTCCGGTGCGATTACACAGGCGCTCGGCGTAACACATCTGGCGATCGGCCCGGAGATAGCGCCTGGCGTTCCCTGGACATTTGCGACGGTGGACGGAGAACAAATTGCACTCGCCCTGAAATCAGGCAACTTCGGCGGCGAAGGCTTCTTTACTGATGCCTTTGATCGATTGGAGGCCGCATGA